The following are encoded in a window of Episyrphus balteatus chromosome X, idEpiBalt1.1, whole genome shotgun sequence genomic DNA:
- the LOC129920586 gene encoding ephrin type-B receptor 1-B isoform X7 yields MESNVILRILITSVCLLITILGIQSDQVILLDTTREATLEWTRYPYGPQAQTPGWVEESFTDFVKGINWRSYVVCDVAYHNVNNWLWSPFIDRGPANRLYIEIQFTIRDCSLFPGNALSCKETFSLLFYEFDAATREPPPWQPESYKLIARIAAGEGRFNQNSDVDINTEVKSIAVTKKGVYFAFRDQGACISVLAVKVYYITCPSVTENFAHFNETPTGREITIIEKQNGTCVNNAEPYEPPTYLCKGDGKWTILTGGCRCKVGFEPDYANKTCNECSAGTFRSLEVSKCTPCPLNSKSSKIGVAFCPCQPGYYRHPRDGKQMPCYKPPGPPTNLTLLFVDQTSAILSWNTPQRASDEQLDTKFRSDIVFKVKCAFCSSNVVFNPATETFNETKLTLTNLEPVTPYTIQIHSMNGISYAVNPDSDSSDGENGTSSASESIADKTTSISSSSSPDDTNIKTEYTEIIFTTESAILSTVFNVRIVSITSKEADLVWDKPIHSDLPIEFYEVRWFPKSELDAINKTALNTKETKAHIEGLQENVEYGFQVRCKTLNGYGTYSNIVYAQTHQSVSPVYYDSMQMRIVAGATVAVVFILVLVIVATVLFLRSKNQDELDKKTNNHLPLPLDYASNEGLVVTYMTTPLFGTSRSYVDPHTYEDPNQAIREFAREIDASYITIEAIIGGGEFGDVCRGRLKIPPNFVQDIDVAIKTLKPETLKAVSQTGSSEKARCDFLTEASIMGQFDHPNVIYLQGVVTRSNPVMIITEYMENGSLDTFLRANDGKFQTLQLIGMLRGIASGMSYLSDMNYVHRDLAARNVLVNAQLVCKIADFGLSREIENASDAYTTRGGKIPVRWTAPEAIAFRKFTSASDVWSYGVVLWEVMSYGERPYWNWSNQDVIKSIEKGYRLPAPMDCPEALYQLMLDCWQKQRTHRPTFASIVSTLDNLARQPQALLTTRNSPDNDGTHIIDTQRGHNIFISTDLWLESIKMSRYSQHFKEANLVTAQQISRLTAQQLSDMGITLVGHQKKILHQARQLDTII; encoded by the exons TGATCCTTTTAGACACAACTAGAGAGGCAACATTAGAATGGACAAGATACCCCTATGGTCCTCAAGCACAAACACCGGGC TGGGTCGAAGAATCGTTTACAGATTTTGTTAAAGGCATTAACTGGAGAAGTTATGTTGTCTGTGATGTTGCTTACCATAATGTTAACAATTGGCTATGGTCACCGTTTATTGATCGTGGTCCCGCGAATCGTTTATATATAGAAATTCAATTTACAATAAGAGACTGTTCATTGTTTCCAG GAAATGCGCTATCCTGTAAGGAAACATTTAGTTTGCTATTTTATGAATTTGATGCTGCCACTAGAGAACCGCCTCCATGGCAGCCAGAGAGTTATAAACTTATAG CTCGAATTGCGGCTGGTGAGGGGCGATTTAATCAAAATTCTGATGTTGATATCAACACTGAGGTGAAGAGTATTGCAGTGACGAAAAAAGGCGTTTATTTTGCGTTTCGTGATCAAGGTGCTTGTATAAGTGTTTTAGCTGTTAAAGTTTATTACATAACATGTCCAAGTGTGACGGAAAATTTCGCTCATTTCAATGAAACTCCAACTGGTCGAGAAATAACAATAATCGAAAAGCAAAATGGCACCTGCGTTAATAATGCAGAACCATATGAACCACCAACGTACCTGTGCAAAGGTGATGGAAAATGGACCATCCTTACTGGTGGATGTCGATGTAAAGTTGGCTTTGAGCCAGATTATGCCAACAAAACTTGCAAcg aaTGTTCAGCAGGAACCTTCCGCTCATTAGAAGTAAGCAAATGCACACCCTGTCCACTTAATTCAAAATCATCAAAAATAGGGGTGGCGTTTTGCCCATGTCAACCGGGTTATTATCGTCACCCCCGAGATGGAAAACAAATGCCTTGCTATAAGCCACCAGGTCCACCAACAAATTTAACACTCCTATTTGTTGATCAAACAAGTGCAATTTTGTCGTGGAACACACCGCAAAGGGCATCCGATGAACAACTCGACACAAAATTTCGAAGTGATATAGTGTTTAAAGTTAAATGCGCCTTCTGTTCGTCCAATGTCGTTTTTAACCCAGCTACGGAAACTTTTAACGAAACAAAATTGACACTTACCAATTTAGAACCAGTTACTCCTTATACAATTCAAATTCATTCCATGAATGGAATATCTTATGCTGTTAATCCAGACAGCGACAGCTCAGATGGTGAAAATGGTACTTCAAGTGCAAGTGAATCAATAGCCGATAAAACGACTTCTATATCATCCTCGTCATCGCCTGATGACACAAACATCAAAACCGAATACACAGAAATAATATTTACAACTGAATCAGCTATACTCAGTACGGTTTTTAATGTTCGTATTGTATCCATTACAAGCAAAGAAGCAGACTTAGTTTGGGACAAACCAATTCATAGTGATTTACCAATTGAATTCTATGAAGTTAGATGGTTTCCAAAGTCAGAACTCGATGCTATAAATAAGACAGCTCTTAATACAAAAGAAACCAAAGCTCATATTGAAGGACTGCAAGAGAACGTCGAGTATGGATTTCAAGTTCGCTGTAAAACTTTGAATGGATATGGAACCTACAGCAACATAGTTTATGCACAGACCCATCAAAGTGTTAGCCCAG TCTACTACGATTCCATGCAAATGCGAATAGTTGCTGGTGCAACGGTGGCTGTGGTTTTTATTCTTGTATTGGTAATTGTAGCCACAGTGCTCTTCTTACGATCGAAAAATCAAGATGAACTGGACAAAAAGACCAATAATCATCTACCTTTACCATTAGATTACGCAAGCAACGAAg GACTCGTCGTAACCTATA tgacTACACCTCTATTCGGGACAAGTCGCAGTTATGTAGATCCCCATACTTATGAAGATCCTAATCAAGCAATACGTGAATTTGCCCGTGAAATCGATGCCAGCTATATCACAATCGAGGCAATCATTG gtgGAGGAGAATTCGGAGATGTTTGCAGAGGTCGTCTTAAAATACCACCCAATTTTGTTCAAGACATAGATGTTGCAATAAAAACTCTCAAGCCAG AAACATTAAAAGCTGTATCTCAAACAGGTTCATCAGAAAAAGCTCGCTGTGACTTTCTAACTGAAGCCTCAATTATGGGGCAATTCGATCATCCAAATGTTATTTACCTTCAAGGTGTTGTAACTCGATCAAATCCTGTTATGATTATAACCGAATATATGGAAAACGGCAGCTTAGATACCTTTCTCCGTGCTAACGATGGCAAATTTCAAACGTTGCAACTTATCGGAATGCTACGCGGCATTGCTAGCGGCATGTCTTACCTGAGTGATATGAATTATGTGCATCGTGATTTGGCAGCACGAAATGTTCTTGTTAATGCACAATTGGTGTGCAAAATCGCTGATTTTGGTCTATCAAGGGAAATTGAAAATGCTAGCGATGCATACACAACAAGG ggAGGTAAAATTCCGGTCCGCTGGACTGCTCCTGAAGCAATAGCTTTTAGAAAATTCACATCAGCTTCTGATGTGTGGTCATATGGTGTAGTTTTGTGGGAAGTTATGTCATACGGTGAACGTCCTTATTGGAATTGGTCAAATCAA GATGTTATAAAAAGTATAGAAAAAGGATACAGATTACCGGCACCGATGGATTGTCCGGAGGCGCTCTATCAGCTTATGTTAGACTGTTGGCAAAAGCAACGCACGCATAGACCAACATTTGCCAGTATAGTATCAACGTTAGATAATTTAGCACGCCAACCACAGGCTCTTCTAACAACAAGAAATTCACCTGATAATGATGGAACACATATCATCGATACACAACGTGGTCATAATATATTTATTAGTACTGATCTATGGCTGGAAAGCATTAAGATGTCACGTTACTCTCAACATTTTAAAGAAGCCAATTTAGTGACAGCGCAACAG ATTTCAAGACTTACCGCTCAACAGTTATCTGATATGGGCATCACTTTAGTAGGAcatcaaaaaaagattttacatCAAGCCAGACAGTTAGACACCATAATTTAg
- the LOC129920586 gene encoding ephrin type-B receptor 1-B isoform X4 — protein sequence MESNVILRILITSVCLLITILGIQSDQVILLDTTREATLEWTRYPYGPQAQTPGWVEESFTDFVKGINWRSYVVCDVAYHNVNNWLWSPFIDRGPANRLYIEIQFTIRDCSLFPGNALSCKETFSLLFYEFDAATREPPPWQPESYKLIARIAAGEGRFNQNSDVDINTEVKSIAVTKKGVYFAFRDQGACISVLAVKVYYITCPSVTENFAHFNETPTGREITIIEKQNGTCVNNAEPYEPPTYLCKGDGKWTILTGGCRCKVGFEPDYANKTCNECSAGTFRSLEVSKCTPCPLNSKSSKIGVAFCPCQPGYYRHPRDGKQMPCYKPPGPPTNLTLLFVDQTSAILSWNTPQRASDEQLDTKFRSDIVFKVKCAFCSSNVVFNPATETFNETKLTLTNLEPVTPYTIQIHSMNGISYAVNPDSDSSDGENGTSSASESIADKTTSISSSSSPDDTNIKTEYTEIIFTTESAILSTVFNVRIVSITSKEADLVWDKPIHSDLPIEFYEVRWFPKSELDAINKTALNTKETKAHIEGLQENVEYGFQVRCKTLNGYGTYSNIVYAQTHQSVSPVYYDSMQMRIVAGATVAVVFILVLVIVATVLFLRSKNQDELDKKTNNHLPLPLDYASNEGLVVTYIHAMDTTPIVKTIQSNVTTPLFGTSRSYVDPHTYEDPNQAIREFAREIDASYITIEAIIGGGEFGDVCRGRLKIPPNFVQDIDVAIKTLKPGSSEKARCDFLTEASIMGQFDHPNVIYLQGVVTRSNPVMIITEYMENGSLDTFLRANDGKFQTLQLIGMLRGIASGMSYLSDMNYVHRDLAARNVLVNAQLVCKIADFGLSREIENASDAYTTRGGKIPVRWTAPEAIAFRKFTSASDVWSYGVVLWEVMSYGERPYWNWSNQDVIKSIEKGYRLPAPMDCPEALYQLMLDCWQKQRTHRPTFASIVSTLDNLARQPQALLTTRNSPDNDGTHIIDTQRGHNIFISTDLWLESIKMSRYSQHFKEANLVTAQQISRLTAQQLSDMGITLVGHQKKILHQARQLDTII from the exons TGATCCTTTTAGACACAACTAGAGAGGCAACATTAGAATGGACAAGATACCCCTATGGTCCTCAAGCACAAACACCGGGC TGGGTCGAAGAATCGTTTACAGATTTTGTTAAAGGCATTAACTGGAGAAGTTATGTTGTCTGTGATGTTGCTTACCATAATGTTAACAATTGGCTATGGTCACCGTTTATTGATCGTGGTCCCGCGAATCGTTTATATATAGAAATTCAATTTACAATAAGAGACTGTTCATTGTTTCCAG GAAATGCGCTATCCTGTAAGGAAACATTTAGTTTGCTATTTTATGAATTTGATGCTGCCACTAGAGAACCGCCTCCATGGCAGCCAGAGAGTTATAAACTTATAG CTCGAATTGCGGCTGGTGAGGGGCGATTTAATCAAAATTCTGATGTTGATATCAACACTGAGGTGAAGAGTATTGCAGTGACGAAAAAAGGCGTTTATTTTGCGTTTCGTGATCAAGGTGCTTGTATAAGTGTTTTAGCTGTTAAAGTTTATTACATAACATGTCCAAGTGTGACGGAAAATTTCGCTCATTTCAATGAAACTCCAACTGGTCGAGAAATAACAATAATCGAAAAGCAAAATGGCACCTGCGTTAATAATGCAGAACCATATGAACCACCAACGTACCTGTGCAAAGGTGATGGAAAATGGACCATCCTTACTGGTGGATGTCGATGTAAAGTTGGCTTTGAGCCAGATTATGCCAACAAAACTTGCAAcg aaTGTTCAGCAGGAACCTTCCGCTCATTAGAAGTAAGCAAATGCACACCCTGTCCACTTAATTCAAAATCATCAAAAATAGGGGTGGCGTTTTGCCCATGTCAACCGGGTTATTATCGTCACCCCCGAGATGGAAAACAAATGCCTTGCTATAAGCCACCAGGTCCACCAACAAATTTAACACTCCTATTTGTTGATCAAACAAGTGCAATTTTGTCGTGGAACACACCGCAAAGGGCATCCGATGAACAACTCGACACAAAATTTCGAAGTGATATAGTGTTTAAAGTTAAATGCGCCTTCTGTTCGTCCAATGTCGTTTTTAACCCAGCTACGGAAACTTTTAACGAAACAAAATTGACACTTACCAATTTAGAACCAGTTACTCCTTATACAATTCAAATTCATTCCATGAATGGAATATCTTATGCTGTTAATCCAGACAGCGACAGCTCAGATGGTGAAAATGGTACTTCAAGTGCAAGTGAATCAATAGCCGATAAAACGACTTCTATATCATCCTCGTCATCGCCTGATGACACAAACATCAAAACCGAATACACAGAAATAATATTTACAACTGAATCAGCTATACTCAGTACGGTTTTTAATGTTCGTATTGTATCCATTACAAGCAAAGAAGCAGACTTAGTTTGGGACAAACCAATTCATAGTGATTTACCAATTGAATTCTATGAAGTTAGATGGTTTCCAAAGTCAGAACTCGATGCTATAAATAAGACAGCTCTTAATACAAAAGAAACCAAAGCTCATATTGAAGGACTGCAAGAGAACGTCGAGTATGGATTTCAAGTTCGCTGTAAAACTTTGAATGGATATGGAACCTACAGCAACATAGTTTATGCACAGACCCATCAAAGTGTTAGCCCAG TCTACTACGATTCCATGCAAATGCGAATAGTTGCTGGTGCAACGGTGGCTGTGGTTTTTATTCTTGTATTGGTAATTGTAGCCACAGTGCTCTTCTTACGATCGAAAAATCAAGATGAACTGGACAAAAAGACCAATAATCATCTACCTTTACCATTAGATTACGCAAGCAACGAAg GACTCGTCGTAACCTATA ttcaTGCCATGGATACTACACCAATTGTTAAGACTATTCAATCAAACG tgacTACACCTCTATTCGGGACAAGTCGCAGTTATGTAGATCCCCATACTTATGAAGATCCTAATCAAGCAATACGTGAATTTGCCCGTGAAATCGATGCCAGCTATATCACAATCGAGGCAATCATTG gtgGAGGAGAATTCGGAGATGTTTGCAGAGGTCGTCTTAAAATACCACCCAATTTTGTTCAAGACATAGATGTTGCAATAAAAACTCTCAAGCCAG GTTCATCAGAAAAAGCTCGCTGTGACTTTCTAACTGAAGCCTCAATTATGGGGCAATTCGATCATCCAAATGTTATTTACCTTCAAGGTGTTGTAACTCGATCAAATCCTGTTATGATTATAACCGAATATATGGAAAACGGCAGCTTAGATACCTTTCTCCGTGCTAACGATGGCAAATTTCAAACGTTGCAACTTATCGGAATGCTACGCGGCATTGCTAGCGGCATGTCTTACCTGAGTGATATGAATTATGTGCATCGTGATTTGGCAGCACGAAATGTTCTTGTTAATGCACAATTGGTGTGCAAAATCGCTGATTTTGGTCTATCAAGGGAAATTGAAAATGCTAGCGATGCATACACAACAAGG ggAGGTAAAATTCCGGTCCGCTGGACTGCTCCTGAAGCAATAGCTTTTAGAAAATTCACATCAGCTTCTGATGTGTGGTCATATGGTGTAGTTTTGTGGGAAGTTATGTCATACGGTGAACGTCCTTATTGGAATTGGTCAAATCAA GATGTTATAAAAAGTATAGAAAAAGGATACAGATTACCGGCACCGATGGATTGTCCGGAGGCGCTCTATCAGCTTATGTTAGACTGTTGGCAAAAGCAACGCACGCATAGACCAACATTTGCCAGTATAGTATCAACGTTAGATAATTTAGCACGCCAACCACAGGCTCTTCTAACAACAAGAAATTCACCTGATAATGATGGAACACATATCATCGATACACAACGTGGTCATAATATATTTATTAGTACTGATCTATGGCTGGAAAGCATTAAGATGTCACGTTACTCTCAACATTTTAAAGAAGCCAATTTAGTGACAGCGCAACAG ATTTCAAGACTTACCGCTCAACAGTTATCTGATATGGGCATCACTTTAGTAGGAcatcaaaaaaagattttacatCAAGCCAGACAGTTAGACACCATAATTTAg
- the LOC129920586 gene encoding ephrin type-B receptor 1-B isoform X3, with protein sequence MESNVILRILITSVCLLITILGIQSDQVILLDTTREATLEWTRYPYGPQAQTPGWVEESFTDFVKGINWRSYVVCDVAYHNVNNWLWSPFIDRGPANRLYIEIQFTIRDCSLFPGNALSCKETFSLLFYEFDAATREPPPWQPESYKLIARIAAGEGRFNQNSDVDINTEVKSIAVTKKGVYFAFRDQGACISVLAVKVYYITCPSVTENFAHFNETPTGREITIIEKQNGTCVNNAEPYEPPTYLCKGDGKWTILTGGCRCKVGFEPDYANKTCNECSAGTFRSLEVSKCTPCPLNSKSSKIGVAFCPCQPGYYRHPRDGKQMPCYKPPGPPTNLTLLFVDQTSAILSWNTPQRASDEQLDTKFRSDIVFKVKCAFCSSNVVFNPATETFNETKLTLTNLEPVTPYTIQIHSMNGISYAVNPDSDSSDGENGTSSASESIADKTTSISSSSSPDDTNIKTEYTEIIFTTESAILSTVFNVRIVSITSKEADLVWDKPIHSDLPIEFYEVRWFPKSELDAINKTALNTKETKAHIEGLQENVEYGFQVRCKTLNGYGTYSNIVYAQTHQSVSPVYYDSMQMRIVAGATVAVVFILVLVIVATVLFLRSKNQDELDKKTNNHLPLPLDYASNEVHAMDTTPIVKTIQSNVTTPLFGTSRSYVDPHTYEDPNQAIREFAREIDASYITIEAIIGGGEFGDVCRGRLKIPPNFVQDIDVAIKTLKPETLKAVSQTGSSEKARCDFLTEASIMGQFDHPNVIYLQGVVTRSNPVMIITEYMENGSLDTFLRANDGKFQTLQLIGMLRGIASGMSYLSDMNYVHRDLAARNVLVNAQLVCKIADFGLSREIENASDAYTTRGGKIPVRWTAPEAIAFRKFTSASDVWSYGVVLWEVMSYGERPYWNWSNQDVIKSIEKGYRLPAPMDCPEALYQLMLDCWQKQRTHRPTFASIVSTLDNLARQPQALLTTRNSPDNDGTHIIDTQRGHNIFISTDLWLESIKMSRYSQHFKEANLVTAQQISRLTAQQLSDMGITLVGHQKKILHQARQLDTII encoded by the exons TGATCCTTTTAGACACAACTAGAGAGGCAACATTAGAATGGACAAGATACCCCTATGGTCCTCAAGCACAAACACCGGGC TGGGTCGAAGAATCGTTTACAGATTTTGTTAAAGGCATTAACTGGAGAAGTTATGTTGTCTGTGATGTTGCTTACCATAATGTTAACAATTGGCTATGGTCACCGTTTATTGATCGTGGTCCCGCGAATCGTTTATATATAGAAATTCAATTTACAATAAGAGACTGTTCATTGTTTCCAG GAAATGCGCTATCCTGTAAGGAAACATTTAGTTTGCTATTTTATGAATTTGATGCTGCCACTAGAGAACCGCCTCCATGGCAGCCAGAGAGTTATAAACTTATAG CTCGAATTGCGGCTGGTGAGGGGCGATTTAATCAAAATTCTGATGTTGATATCAACACTGAGGTGAAGAGTATTGCAGTGACGAAAAAAGGCGTTTATTTTGCGTTTCGTGATCAAGGTGCTTGTATAAGTGTTTTAGCTGTTAAAGTTTATTACATAACATGTCCAAGTGTGACGGAAAATTTCGCTCATTTCAATGAAACTCCAACTGGTCGAGAAATAACAATAATCGAAAAGCAAAATGGCACCTGCGTTAATAATGCAGAACCATATGAACCACCAACGTACCTGTGCAAAGGTGATGGAAAATGGACCATCCTTACTGGTGGATGTCGATGTAAAGTTGGCTTTGAGCCAGATTATGCCAACAAAACTTGCAAcg aaTGTTCAGCAGGAACCTTCCGCTCATTAGAAGTAAGCAAATGCACACCCTGTCCACTTAATTCAAAATCATCAAAAATAGGGGTGGCGTTTTGCCCATGTCAACCGGGTTATTATCGTCACCCCCGAGATGGAAAACAAATGCCTTGCTATAAGCCACCAGGTCCACCAACAAATTTAACACTCCTATTTGTTGATCAAACAAGTGCAATTTTGTCGTGGAACACACCGCAAAGGGCATCCGATGAACAACTCGACACAAAATTTCGAAGTGATATAGTGTTTAAAGTTAAATGCGCCTTCTGTTCGTCCAATGTCGTTTTTAACCCAGCTACGGAAACTTTTAACGAAACAAAATTGACACTTACCAATTTAGAACCAGTTACTCCTTATACAATTCAAATTCATTCCATGAATGGAATATCTTATGCTGTTAATCCAGACAGCGACAGCTCAGATGGTGAAAATGGTACTTCAAGTGCAAGTGAATCAATAGCCGATAAAACGACTTCTATATCATCCTCGTCATCGCCTGATGACACAAACATCAAAACCGAATACACAGAAATAATATTTACAACTGAATCAGCTATACTCAGTACGGTTTTTAATGTTCGTATTGTATCCATTACAAGCAAAGAAGCAGACTTAGTTTGGGACAAACCAATTCATAGTGATTTACCAATTGAATTCTATGAAGTTAGATGGTTTCCAAAGTCAGAACTCGATGCTATAAATAAGACAGCTCTTAATACAAAAGAAACCAAAGCTCATATTGAAGGACTGCAAGAGAACGTCGAGTATGGATTTCAAGTTCGCTGTAAAACTTTGAATGGATATGGAACCTACAGCAACATAGTTTATGCACAGACCCATCAAAGTGTTAGCCCAG TCTACTACGATTCCATGCAAATGCGAATAGTTGCTGGTGCAACGGTGGCTGTGGTTTTTATTCTTGTATTGGTAATTGTAGCCACAGTGCTCTTCTTACGATCGAAAAATCAAGATGAACTGGACAAAAAGACCAATAATCATCTACCTTTACCATTAGATTACGCAAGCAACGAAg ttcaTGCCATGGATACTACACCAATTGTTAAGACTATTCAATCAAACG tgacTACACCTCTATTCGGGACAAGTCGCAGTTATGTAGATCCCCATACTTATGAAGATCCTAATCAAGCAATACGTGAATTTGCCCGTGAAATCGATGCCAGCTATATCACAATCGAGGCAATCATTG gtgGAGGAGAATTCGGAGATGTTTGCAGAGGTCGTCTTAAAATACCACCCAATTTTGTTCAAGACATAGATGTTGCAATAAAAACTCTCAAGCCAG AAACATTAAAAGCTGTATCTCAAACAGGTTCATCAGAAAAAGCTCGCTGTGACTTTCTAACTGAAGCCTCAATTATGGGGCAATTCGATCATCCAAATGTTATTTACCTTCAAGGTGTTGTAACTCGATCAAATCCTGTTATGATTATAACCGAATATATGGAAAACGGCAGCTTAGATACCTTTCTCCGTGCTAACGATGGCAAATTTCAAACGTTGCAACTTATCGGAATGCTACGCGGCATTGCTAGCGGCATGTCTTACCTGAGTGATATGAATTATGTGCATCGTGATTTGGCAGCACGAAATGTTCTTGTTAATGCACAATTGGTGTGCAAAATCGCTGATTTTGGTCTATCAAGGGAAATTGAAAATGCTAGCGATGCATACACAACAAGG ggAGGTAAAATTCCGGTCCGCTGGACTGCTCCTGAAGCAATAGCTTTTAGAAAATTCACATCAGCTTCTGATGTGTGGTCATATGGTGTAGTTTTGTGGGAAGTTATGTCATACGGTGAACGTCCTTATTGGAATTGGTCAAATCAA GATGTTATAAAAAGTATAGAAAAAGGATACAGATTACCGGCACCGATGGATTGTCCGGAGGCGCTCTATCAGCTTATGTTAGACTGTTGGCAAAAGCAACGCACGCATAGACCAACATTTGCCAGTATAGTATCAACGTTAGATAATTTAGCACGCCAACCACAGGCTCTTCTAACAACAAGAAATTCACCTGATAATGATGGAACACATATCATCGATACACAACGTGGTCATAATATATTTATTAGTACTGATCTATGGCTGGAAAGCATTAAGATGTCACGTTACTCTCAACATTTTAAAGAAGCCAATTTAGTGACAGCGCAACAG ATTTCAAGACTTACCGCTCAACAGTTATCTGATATGGGCATCACTTTAGTAGGAcatcaaaaaaagattttacatCAAGCCAGACAGTTAGACACCATAATTTAg